The Planococcus donghaensis genome contains a region encoding:
- a CDS encoding cysteine hydrolase family protein: MKVHEQSNDFERTDEKMTLEEQQDSILPVGTMEVNPENTALVIVDPQNDFLRDDGVAWKLVKESVEANQTIQNLELLLKAGEKNNLKLFISPHYYYPTDGDWQFGGPLENMMHKGGMFKRKDPLSLEGFEGSGADFLESLKPFIKKPETIVASPHKVYGPQNTDLVLQLRKHGISRLILAGMSANLCIESHLRDLLEQGFEVAVVSDATAAAILPGLNGDQAAKVNFRMIANAMWNTEETIKRMDGE; the protein is encoded by the coding sequence ATGAAAGTTCATGAGCAATCAAATGATTTTGAGAGGACTGATGAGAAGATGACTTTAGAAGAACAACAAGATTCAATTCTACCGGTAGGAACAATGGAGGTTAATCCCGAAAATACGGCATTAGTTATTGTTGATCCTCAAAATGATTTTTTACGCGACGATGGTGTAGCGTGGAAATTAGTGAAGGAAAGTGTGGAAGCTAATCAGACAATCCAGAATCTGGAGCTATTATTGAAAGCCGGTGAAAAAAATAACTTGAAGCTTTTCATATCCCCGCATTACTACTATCCTACGGATGGTGACTGGCAATTTGGTGGTCCGCTAGAGAACATGATGCATAAAGGCGGAATGTTCAAACGGAAAGATCCTCTATCCTTAGAAGGGTTCGAAGGATCGGGAGCTGACTTTCTGGAAAGCTTGAAACCATTTATAAAAAAACCTGAAACCATTGTGGCAAGTCCGCATAAAGTCTATGGTCCACAGAATACGGATTTGGTTCTGCAATTGCGAAAACATGGGATCAGCCGTTTGATTCTTGCAGGAATGTCTGCAAACCTTTGCATCGAATCTCACCTTCGCGACTTATTGGAGCAAGGATTTGAAGTGGCCGTCGTATCGGATGCAACCGCAGCGGCAATTCTTCCTGGACTCAACGGAGACCAAGCAGCAAAAGTCAATTTCCGAATGATCGCCAATGCTATGTGGAACACAGAGGAAACCATAAAACGAATGGATGGCGAGTAA
- a CDS encoding thioredoxin family protein, with translation MFENILSEDQYKSVISQEQPVLVKFYAEWCPDCKRMDMFIGEVLSGFQDISSYSIDKDQFEELANKEDVMGIPSLLVFQNNRKLGHLHSANAKTPDQVSEFLGQFFKN, from the coding sequence ATGTTTGAAAATATTTTATCAGAAGACCAATATAAAAGTGTTATCAGCCAGGAGCAGCCTGTTTTAGTTAAATTTTACGCTGAATGGTGTCCAGACTGTAAGAGAATGGACATGTTTATAGGGGAAGTTTTGTCGGGATTCCAAGATATCTCTTCATATTCAATCGATAAAGATCAATTTGAAGAGCTTGCGAACAAAGAAGATGTAATGGGTATACCAAGCCTGCTTGTTTTTCAAAATAATCGTAAATTAGGTCATCTTCACAGCGCGAATGCTAAAACCCCTGATCAAGTAAGTGAATTTCTGGGGCAATTCTTTAAGAACTAA
- a CDS encoding Crp/Fnr family transcriptional regulator, producing the protein MDKLTLLSHINLFDELPKEDMDLIDQNSTMTPIKKGTQIMIPEQPLDVLFFLKKGQVRLYRMTPQGKQFTTDILVDGNVFGETESFMLTDKQTFAEAMTDCYVCTMDKGKFESFIRTTPDVSLKLIQILSYRLKETYDLSEKIALGDVRYRTLFLLLKMSEKNGTRNKEWQSINMKFTHEDIATMVGSSRETISLLMSKLKKEGLLKKMLFGYSIKADEIKKILME; encoded by the coding sequence ATGGATAAACTAACACTCCTTTCACATATCAATCTTTTTGATGAGCTGCCAAAGGAAGACATGGATTTAATCGATCAAAACAGTACAATGACGCCCATCAAAAAAGGAACGCAAATTATGATTCCGGAACAACCTTTGGATGTGCTTTTCTTTCTGAAAAAAGGACAAGTTCGCCTATATCGAATGACTCCTCAAGGAAAGCAATTTACTACCGATATTCTTGTCGATGGCAATGTTTTCGGGGAAACTGAATCTTTCATGCTGACGGATAAACAAACCTTTGCAGAAGCAATGACCGACTGTTACGTATGCACAATGGATAAGGGGAAATTCGAATCTTTTATTCGAACAACACCAGATGTATCACTCAAACTTATTCAAATTTTATCGTATCGCCTGAAGGAAACTTATGATCTTAGTGAAAAAATCGCTCTTGGCGACGTACGCTATCGCACGCTTTTCTTGTTGCTAAAAATGAGTGAAAAAAATGGGACACGAAACAAGGAATGGCAATCGATCAACATGAAATTTACCCACGAAGATATTGCTACAATGGTTGGCTCTTCACGAGAAACAATTTCTCTTTTGATGAGTAAGTTAAAAAAAGAAGGCCTTTTGAAGAAAATGCTGTTTGGCTATTCTATAAAAGCTGATGAGATAAAGAAAATATTGATGGAATAA